The Globicephala melas chromosome X, mGloMel1.2, whole genome shotgun sequence genome window below encodes:
- the LOC115846278 gene encoding DDB1- and CUL4-associated factor 12-like protein 2 produces the protein MARQTGSRKRKAPALAAGGDGPLPPKKPKRPAALRSLLHYLKGREVGARGRAGLPGFEGKLRGYAVRKLPELLRERELALGTLNKVFASQWLNARQVVCGTKCNTLFVVDVQSGHITRIPLMRDRGPASARAQPSCGIHAIQLNPSKTLLATGGENPNSLAVYQLPTLDPVCLGDRHGHKDWIFAIAWMSDTVAVSGSRDGTVALWKMDPDMFHGSIAWHNDAGLPLYAHIRPRDVETIPRASTNPSNRKVRALAFSGKNQELGAVSLDGYFHLWKAQSNLSRLLSIRLPYCRENVCLTYCDELSLYAVGSQSHVSFLDPRQRQQNIRPLCSREGGTGVRSLSFYQHIVTVGTGHGCLLFYDIRAQTFLEERASASPHFSPGPAGRKLKLTCGRGWLNHDDLWVNYFGGIGELPNALYTHCYNWPEMKLFVAGGPLPSGLHGNYAGLWS, from the coding sequence ATGGCGAGGCAAACAGGTAGCAGGAAGCGGAAAGCGCCGGCGCTCGCGGCGGGTGGGGACGGGCCGCTGCCTCCCAAGAAGCCCAAGCGGCCGGCGGCGCTGCGCTCGCTGCTGCACTACCTGAAGGGCCGCGAGGTGGGGGCGCGGGGCCGCGCCGGGCTCCCGGGCTTCGAGGGCAAGCTGCGCGGCTACGCGGTGCGGAAGCTGCCCGAGCTGCTGAGGGAGCGCGAGCTGGCGCTGGGCACCCTCAACAAGGTGTTCGCGTCGCAGTGGCTGAACGCCAGGCAGGTGGTGTGCGGCACCAAGTGCAACACGCTCTTCGTGGTGGACGTGCAGTCGGGCCACATCACGCGCATCCCCCTGATGCGGGACCGCGGGCCCGCGTCGGCCCGCGCCCAGCCGAGCTGCGGCATCCACGCCATCCAGCTGAATCCCTCCAAGACGCTTCTGGCCACCGGGGGCGAGAACCCCAACAGCCTGGCCGTCTACCAGCTGCCCACGCTGGACCCCGTGTGCCTGGGCGACCGCCACGGCCACAAGGACTGGATCTTCGCCATCGCCTGGATGAGCGACACGGTGGCCGTGAGTGGCTCCCGCGACGGCACCGTGGCGCTCTGGAAGATGGACCCCGACATGTTCCACGGCAGCATCGCCTGGCACAACGACGCGGGCCTCCCCCTGTACGCCCACATCCGTCCCAGGGACGTGGAGACCATCCCCAGGGCCAGCACCAACCCCAGTAACCGCAAGGTGCGGGCCCTGGCCTTCAGCGGCAAGAACCAGGAGCTGGGAGCCGTGTCCCTGGACGGCTACTTCCACCTGTGGAAAGCCCAGAGCAACCTGTCCAGGCTGCTGTCCATCAGGCTGCCCTACTGCCGAGAGAACGTGTGCCTGACCTACTGCGACGAGTTGTCCCTGTACGCGGTGGGCTCCCAGTCCCACGTCTCCTTCCTGGATCCGCGGCAGCGCCAGCAGAACATCCGGCCCCTGTGCTCCCGAGAGGGCGGCACGGGTGTGCGCTCCCTGAGCTTCTACCAGCACATCGTCACCGTGGGCACGGGCCACGGCTGCCTGCTCTTCTATGACATCCGCGCGCagacgttcctggaggagagggccTCGGCCAGCCCGCACTTCTCTCCGGGGCCCGCAGGGAGGAAGCTCAAGCTCACCTGTGGCAGAGGCTGGCTCAACCACGATGACCTGTGGGTGAACTACTTCGGTGGCATCGGCGAGCTCCCCAACGCGCTCTACACGCACTGCTACAACTGGCCCGAGATGAAGCTCTTCGTCGCTGGGGGGCCTCTCCCTTCCGGCCTCCACGGGAACTATGCCGGCCTCTGGAGCTAA